In Glycine max cultivar Williams 82 chromosome 10, Glycine_max_v4.0, whole genome shotgun sequence, the DNA window GTACATATTCTTTGCATGCAGGGTGGACTTGTTATTAAACATGAAATTTCCAAGTTGGTTAGCAAGAAATTCCATTTTcaggaaaataataaaagtgttCAATTTATTGCTTAGCAAGAAAATATGGTAATAAACCAAAAAGAATATGTCCAGTCTCTGTAACAATAGATGCATTAATCAATCATGCATTTGTTCAAGAAAAAATCATATCGATACCTTCTATCTCAACAGAATCATCTTTACTACTTCTATGGAAATCATCAATTACATCCTTGTCCAGAGAGTTTTGAAATGCTTTCTCTTTCTCATGAGAATCAAAAACCTTAGGAATTGGAAGCAAGGCTTCCTCAGCATTAGCTCGGTCTAGTGCAGTAGCTGTCAATGTATAGGAACAGCAGTTAGTAACCTACAACAGGATCAGGCACACAATTACTAAGAAATATAAGATCAGCTTATTTTGGGGCATAGGTTCAAAATTAGTTATAGGATCAGATAGAAAAATTATGAGCACCAAAGCAAGCATGGAAAAAAATGGTAAGATATATAAACACATCTTAGGGTTCCCATCCCATATAATAGCTCAAACTTTTGAAATAGTTTATTATCGACAAAAATTAGTCAAAATAAGAGAATGCTCATGAGAAAGAGTTAATCAAAGGCACAAAAAGTCTTACCTGTTTGAgcatttgtccccttcttataTTTgacaagagattgactcattggaAGAAGAACACCATCATGAGAGACATTCAATTTTATGTCCGCACCAGAATGCACTAGAATTTTTCTAAATGATGGTTTTACAAGCAACCCATAAACAAGAAAAACTTGCCCAGAGGCTGGCTTCTGGATGCCTTGTAATTTTGCAGCATATATTGCTGGCAGAGCTCCCTTGTAATTTCTGGAGGGCATGCCTTCTAAAGATAAGGATATTTTTGTGGGTTTTGTATTACACAGTTCTTCGATACTATTACCAAACCATAAATAACAAATGGCAATTTCTGAGATTGCCAAAACACATATGCCAACCTCATCATGTTCCCCACTATCAATGCACCTGCTATCAAGAAAGACAGCAGGGTGCTCCATCGCAAGAACACAACTAGCTGACTGCTTTTTAGCACCTTCTATCCTCCAAACAGCAACATATCTTTCTCCAATAGCAGACGAGAGGACATACTTCCCCTCTTCAGTGAAAAGCATGCATCGAACAGATCCCtgttaattaaactaaaaacaatTGTTATACAAGCAACAAAATCAtcacaatgacaaaaaaattaataaaaaaagggacGGCTCACTACTACAAAATCAGCTTTCTACGTCAGGACTTCTACGCCGGTTGCAAAGAACCGTCGTAGAAGGTGAATCGGTGGATGTTTGTAATTAAGCGCATGAGAACGATGATGTTTGCCGTTACCCGTCGTAGACATCCAGCTGTTGTGGCATTTCATAATTAGGTGGGTAAGTTACAAAGACGGTTTTTGGTGaataaccgtctttgtatcGTTAATGGTAGCACGTGGCAACCACCTGAGTCGGCCCACCAGAATACAAAGACGGTGGTCTGGTGAGACCGTCTTTGTTTTTAAAGTACTTTCACGTGCCAGCCACGTGATTTGAGGATTCAAAATCCAAAGACGGCTGTATCCAGATACCCGTCTTTGGATTGTTGGTGGTTTCAAGTGTAGGCCACATGATTGGAGGCGTTCAAGTACCACGACGGTCCTCTCGAACACCCGACTTTGTATCGTTAATGGTTTCACGTGGAGGCCACCTGATTGGAGCCATTAAAGTACAAAGACGGTCTTTGGCCAAAACCCGTCTTTGTATGGTTACAGTATAAACACGTAATCATCTTCGTCATTTAGTTACGAAGACGGTCTTGCCCTAGACCCGTCTTCGTATTTAATGCGTCAACATAAAAAGACGGGTTTGTTAGAAGAGCCGTCGTTGTATGTTTTGTACAGACACGTGGCGGGCATCATTCAAAGACGGTCTTTTCTAGGACCCGTCGTTGTATCCCAAATTGTATCACGTTTACGGCACGTGCTTGTTACTTTCTCTTACTTTGGCGTGCCGTATCACTTCTTTACTCCATTTTTCGACTACTTGCCCTTACTTTGGCGCCCTAGCTACACAGACCTTCTTCTCCGACAAAGAGCTTCGTCTCTGACAAACAGCATCTCGTGTCCGTTGCCTGTTGTTCCGTTTGCAGCCGCCGCCGACAAAGGTAAGCCTGCATTTAGGTCTTCTTTGTCTATCCCTTCATTTGCATGTGTTATATTCCTTCATTCATTTGACGATTCTGCTTCCTTGTCGTCTCAGgccctttgttgttgttggttctCTTCATCGTGGTGTACATCGTAGTGTTTAAGGAAGATAAGGTGGTTCCATAAGGTAAGATACATTGTGTGTTTTGTGACAGAAactatgatttttgtttaggtTCTTATGTAATCTGCAGCTATggcttgtaattttatttttttgcgtTTCAGTGGGGTTTAAAATCCAAAGACGAGCTTCGGGAACGGCCTGCTGCCATCCTTCATCAGTGGTGTCATCCTGTGCCACATTATCAGTTTCGTTGAGCATCGTTTGGTCTATTGTGCAAGTTAGTACACTGAACTTCATGAAACCCCCTATGTTTAATTTGAGCTTTAGATTTGCTGTCTCCATCCTTAGTTGTGTCTGTAATTGAATAAACTCgaattatttataatgaaaCATCAACATGTCCACTTTGAGACATCTcagcaaattaaaataataataatgaaacatCTCAGCAATTTTTTCAGGATTGAGGGGGTGAAAAGTTCAATTCTAGACAAAACATAATATATAGACTGACACAGTTCTGAAGAGTTGTCAATAAACGATAACCCTACCACGTATTGTAATATCTATAAAGTATAAACACATTTAACGAATATACATGTAccctaaaattaaaatcaaactacAGTAGCGCAAATATATATACCTTCTTGCTTGTCTCTCAACTTCAACCAGGGTCAATTATGGGAAAGTCCATCATGCCTGCGCCATATTGATCTCAATAATTCAAGGAAAAACCTATATTTTTCCAACCCTTGGATTTCCTTCAGTCTAATTTCACATATAAATACTATTACTCAATTAGTAATGGAAACAATATGGAGGACATGCTGTAAATCATTGTCACTGCTTGTCTACCTAGAAGCTCTTCCCAGTGTTACTTTCAAATCTTGCTTTCTTTGCATCCATTGTTGAGCGAATATAAGAGCCATCAACCTGAACAACCGAGCTGGGAATTATTAGTTGTGAGGAACTTTCCCTATTATGACTCGCATGGGCATGATCATAATCTATGTAAGGAGGATTGTAGCAATCCAAAAGAGTTGCAGTAGTTTTAGTTATTGATGTATTTGTGCTGTCTTGGACACTTCCATCCAAAAGAGAATTATCTTTTCTTTCTGCAGCCACTTTCTCTGTACAAAATCAATCCAATTCCTCCTTCATTTTCTCAGTACCCTCATTTAATCATTTTTCGTGCTCTCACATACAGCCTGTTTGCCTGCCACACTCTAACACATTCTACCTACCCCAAAAGTTCTGCGACTAATTCTCTAACCCCCCAAAGCACCAAactgatcaaaagatttggtgaacaaaacaaacaagttgTACTTGGTAACCATATCCTTCCTTCTTCTACTTCTTCAATCTGTTACATCTCAATTTGTTACACCTCTTAACTCTGATGGGATTCACCTGCTTAAATTCAAATACTCCATCCTCAGCGACCCATTATCAGTCTTAAAGAACTGGAACTACGACGATGTAACACCATGTTCATGGCATGGTGTTGCATGCATGCAGTGAAATTGGAGCCCCTGGTACCCCTGACTTTTTCAGAGTAACTAGCTTGGCCCTTCCCAATAGCCAGCTTTTGGGTTCCATTTCTGAAGACTTAGGCTTGATCCAATACCTTCGCCACATTGATCTTTCCAACAACTTCCTCAATGGCTCTCTACCCAACACTATCTTCAACTCTTCTGAACTTCATGTACTTTCCCTCTCAAACAATGTTATCTCCGGTGAACTACCTCAGCTAATTGGTAAAATGACAAACCTTAAACTTCTCAACCTCTCCGACAATGCCTTTGGCGGTTTGATCCCAGAAAAGCTGTCTACTTTACCAAACTTAACCTTTGTTTCTTTGAAGAGTAACTACTTTTCTGGTAGTGTCCCTAACGGGTTCAACTACGTGGACATTCTGGATCTGTCCTCCAATTTGCTCAATGGTTCTTTGCCAAATGAATTTGGCTGCGAAAGCTTGCGCTACTTGAACCTCTCTTACAACAAAATTTCTGGAACAATACCGCCAGCATTCGTGAAACAGATTCCTGTAAACACAACACTGGACCTCTCGTTCAACAATCTGACAGGGCCAATACGAGGATCTCAAGCGTTGCTCAACCAGAAGACAGAGTTTCTATCAGGGAATGCTGATCTCTGTGGTAAGCCTTTGAAGATTCTTTGCACTGTTCCCTCTACTATGTCCTCTGCTCCACCCAATGTCACCACATCTTCACCAGCCATTGCAGCCATACCAAAAACAATTGACTCAACCCCTTCAACAAAGTCAACAGGAAGCACCACCAGTTCTCAGAATGTGTCACAAAGTGGCCTAAAACCTGCCAGCATAGCAGCGATTGTGGTAGGAGACTTAGCTGGCATGGCCATTCTGGCCCTCATCGTTCTCTTCATGTGTTAACGTTCTAGTAGGACATTTTCTGTATTTGATGACCATAAACtgataaataaatgttattttatatgaaCAATCTATAgcccttatttttttttgtttagattgaaTCTTTCTTGGTAACTAATAtgaattttgttattcttaTGTTATGAGCAGTAATTTGGGCTAATtggaaatttaatttcaattactgCTTTGTTGTAATTCATACAGCATTTTTTTGCACAAAAATTAATGTGGTGGATTAAAAGATATAGACAGaattatatttgtttacataaaattgaaaatggaagtataCATGCAGGGGCCATGGCCCCAAGTTTTTTCACAAAGTGTGTTTAAAATACCATGTAAAAAGAATTACGGCCGATTcccttaaaatttatgaaaaaatatttaaaataatacatgTAGTTAACACTGAaggggagaaaaaaaagaagaggaaagtgtaagtataataaataatataatgtgaTAGTGTGTTGGTAAAAAgtgagataaaaataaattaaaggtaataataaagtatttgtAATGTTGAAGTgcacatatataattatacaaaatcattttatatatgtaattattttttcatttctcatAGATTACCTCTATTCACATAGCACTgtagttaaaatattaattattagagtAGCAGCAATAGATTTGTCAAGTTGGGgtgaagaaataaattattaacttcTAACAATTGGTTTACTGTCAATATGAGCTTTATGTTCGAAATACATAtcgtcttttttatttttttatcagtaaagcAATTCTTGATATATGTAAAACAAAGTCAGAACATTAAACATGAACTTGACAAATAAAATCTAGAACATACCCTTTTTTGCCTTGGAGCGATCAGCAATACTTCCCACATTCACCATAAGCGTACATATACATAGTCTGTTAATCTGTTCATAAACCTGATGTAAGCAATTCTCCAAGGACGCCACAGTAGTAATGACAGAATTGAATAAAATGGCTAGCCGGATCAGCTGGAAGAGCTCCTATACCCCGGATCCATCTCATGGATTCCCACCACAGCCCCTTAGTCATTTTGCAGTGGAAGAAAAGATGTCGAGCCTCCTCATGCTGACAGCCACAAAGAGGGCACGTAATATCCTGAATAGGAATGCTTCTTCTGGACAAATTTCCCCTAGTGGGGAGTCTATCCAAAAACAACCTCCAAGAGATTCTTACCTTGCAGACATGAAAGCCATCCCCAAACCTGATCCATTGTGACATCTACATGCCGTATCATTGCAAACCTGATCTTAGTAAACCTTCTAGAATCTCAGGACTTAAGCTGCTAGGGAATAGATAGGCTACagtgagagataaaaaaatcattacacTAAGCTCGACTTCGTAATTCACACATATCTAAGAAATCTTGAgtgtcaaaaaaataatgaatctaCATAATTAAACCATAAATTAGGACACATCCAGAATAAAaaggttattattatataacaaaagaatGACATCAAGTATCAAAATTTGCAAATGTATGCATCATTACATCTTATAACTAGATTTTCATAAGcatttagttttatttgtaTAGGTACCAACATTCAAACCCAAAACAGGATCAAGATTCTTTTCTTTAGTGTTAATCTCTTTTTCTGTTACAGCAGaagtgaacaaaaaaaaaaaaaaaacttccacAGTGAAACAATAGTATCATGGCCATAAATTTAAAGGCTTTGCTTCACACAATAGCTAGCTATCAATCATTTCCATTGTCACCATCACCTtcacacaatattaatatttctctAATATATAATCTTTTATTCCAAAAAGAACCACATTGTAAGAATAATGTTAgctataaattgataaaaaaaacccaaGTGCATAACCAGCTGAGTCAACAAGTCACTGGTTTAACCTCTAAACTTGTAGAGTCAAATGGAATTACATTGGATCTATGACATGGCTGATTCATTTAGTGATTTAAATTGATTAGTTGATTGATTCCCAAGCCAATCTGAGTCCAGTTTGATAGAACAGGTAATAACTCTAATGTTTAAAGCATGTTTCACAACTATTATTTCTCCAATTTCGATTGTTTTCATGAAGGAAAAAACTCAGGTAGAAGAGAATTGAAagcataataatataattagtattattgttgttgtggtgGTGATGGTGGACAATATTTTGGTAATTAAGCACTTAACTTGTTAACCATAATATCTTTTTTGAGGTTACTTAATTAACCAGTTAATTAACCACAATATCACCAGAAcaatattttggtttttttgtaaatcctttacataTGCAGAGGTATAGTGTGTGGTCAAAAACAGAAAGGTGTCGCATTCCAGCTACTCTTAAGTCTGGATTTATGAACTTGCTAACCAAATAAGAGAGGACAATGATTTTGAGCATTTACAAATGATAGAAACATGAAAgttgtttttaccaaaaatGGGTCAATTAAGATTTAATCACCAATTGGATTTTAAAGAGGATTGTTTTAAACAAAGATTAAGAAATAGAATTGCATCAAATGTTTGGAaagtaaaattcaattaaaaaaccataaaagaaaagaacaagccTACTCTATAGACACTTGATAGCAAGGATAAAATCCTTAACGTGAAAAggtttataaaaattttaatgtacCTGCTCAATGAAGCTGCCATGGTTACAAAAAGAACAGTCAGCAACAAATTAACCTTAAGGAAGAATAATAAGCTAgacagaaaaaataatttcttattatcaTCTATAAGCAATTATAAATTCTAGGTGGAAATTGAAACAGATTGGCTTGGCATGAGCTatacattttaataattatctaaTTCTACAAAGTATTGGTCATCTCTGTTGTGTGCTACTGCTAGTATCAGCTTTAATCCCCAAAAGAGCCTTTAACAGGGAATTTTGCTATGAGTATATATCTACAAGCTATTTGATTACCTTCATGTgagtatatatagatatatgctATAACCTCAGTATTTATCAGGTATTGTGGGCATCTAGTTAGCTTCAGATTCTATAGCTGCAAGACTCTTCACACTCATAACCAGCACATATAAAACAGTCCTTCAAGTGATCCAAGCCATGCACCCTGAGATGAGTCATGCTTGTATTGGTTTTCCTCTTCTGCTTTAAAACCTATACAACCAAATAATACACTTTAAGATTAGCAACCATCTGAAAACCAAAATATAggagaatttttaaaattgaaagctGAAAGGCTGAGAGGATATCATGCTCACTATGTCCATATGTTTTATAGCACACAATGGAGATAACTGAATCAGAGAACTTGTCCTCAAAAAGCAGTTCTCCAGACATGATactccatattgtttgtttttgttcctGCTAGTACAGGATTCCTTCTATGTATATCTtgaagtacctctggtactttttattaatataaattatctttgcatttcaaaaaaaaaaaatactatttaataCCTTTAACAACtagaaagagtaaaaaaaaagaaaaataagaacagAAATACCAAGATATTAATGGatgtataaaattatgaatgattCATATATTACTAGGATGTTCTTATATGATAGTATTGATATACTGTTATACAATGTACaagatttatttgtttaatcatAATAAGTGCAAATTATTGTGACTGCTTTACTTAATGGATGTCTTACGATTGAATTTCATTGTGACACACAATATGTTATGCTTAATTTTGGACACCTTGTGGATTTTGCATTAATTTGTTGGATGTTTTGTGCAGTCTGGATGCTGTAAACCTGCAGAAGAATGGCAGTTTAGCTATGTGAATCCAACGACATGGACGAAGCCCACAAATGTGACTAATCAGAGCAATCCAATTGACtcttgaatttgatattgagtATTAAGGTGATTATTACATAACTCTCCTCATTAACCAGTGCTTAGGACAAGCTATATATAAGACCATATAGGTATATACAGTTCGCTAAATATCTAAACATAGCAAATAATTACTACCTTTTTAATAAGTTGCTTTTTGACaatattttagctttttttttcttgttatatatGCTCTGATCTAATATGAAGTGGAAATTGAACTCCTGGTCCCAGAAAATCCTGTATTTAATCATGATAATAGTATTTTCTATGAACAAGctgttttgctttatttttttctggGTTGATTCTGATATGAAAGCATTGACTTGAATTTGATTTCAAAGTATATTATGTGCTTAAGTATAGTTCATGtgatattgaaaaataataaatttggtagctttgtgtttaattttcttataatcaGCAGTATGCAActtggattaaaaaattaaatttcaatttattgtTGGTTGTAATTGATATGGTTAAGGACACTAGCATAACTCCTATCTTATAACTGTGAATTGAAGTATCCAAAGCTACCTTCCTCAAATAAAGTGCCTCAGATAAAACAACCCCAAATGAGTACACATCTGATTTCTTGGTCAATTGATGCGTCCTGAAATATTCAGGATCCAAGTATCCAAAGCTACCTTTCAAGGGTGTACTAACATGACCTTGATTGCGGATTCGATCTTTTGATAGCCACTTTGAACCCATTATCAATAACACGCTTGTAAACCTTTCCAAACCCTCCTACCCCTATCACATTTGACTCATCAAAATTCTTGGTCGCTTGTTTCATCTCTTGTAAGGACAAATAACAGCACAATCCTTGAGCCATGGCTGATATGTTGGCACTACCAACACTCTATAATTAGATGAATATAAGGTCTAATATCTCCAATCCATTACGAAATGTAAATATGGTAGATCCATTTCCTCTCTTTCTCGTTTTTGGCTTAAATTTCCCCCGTCCCTCTCTTCTTTTC includes these proteins:
- the LOC102667004 gene encoding WD repeat-containing protein 43: MVCVIDFMTGNLLEKFKASTKPVSCMSVSPDGNTLATAAAQLKIFNCSNHKKIQKFSGHPGSVRCMLFTEEGKYVLSSAIGERYVAVWRIEGAKKQSASCVLAMEHPAVFLDSRCIDSGEHDEVGICVLAISEIAICYLWFGNSIEELCNTKPTKISLSLEGMPSRNYKGALPAIYAAKLQGIQKPASGQVFLVYGLLVKPSFRKILVHSGADIKLNVSHDGVLLPMSQSLVKYKKGTNAQTATALDRANAEEALLPIPKVFDSHEKEKAFQNSLDKDVIDDFHRSSKDDSVEIEGIDMIFS